A region of the Pseudoprevotella muciniphila genome:
TCTCAGATGAAGTGTACCATCTTTGCTCGTCATATATGAAGTCAGTGCACCGGCAAGAATAACCAAAAATGACAGATGAAGACAAAACACGCTGAATTGTCTCCACATTTTTCGTTTGAAGATGACTACAAGGCTCAATACAGATATGAAGCCCCACAATAAGCAGAACCAGAGGCTGTGGTATATTTTTTCTGATACATATTCACTGCCGTTGACTTTTTCAATGATTGTGCCGATACCAAGCGCAATGACCATTGTGGTCAATAAAAAAAGTATAATATTCTTCAAAATACGGTTCATGTTCTTATATTTGAAAAATAAAGCAACTTCAATTTGAGAAGTTGCATTATGTTGCTATGATAAAACAGGTGCTCTGACTGTCAGAACGAATCATATTCAGGATACTCTGTTTTTTTGATACCGATGCATTCCATTTCTACGAGCCATCCGGGACGACAAACCGGGGCATGCACAATTACCAAAGGCTTTGCAGGAAGACGTTCCGAGCAGATTTTGCGTACAATCTGAAAATCAGATGGATCTCTGAGATATACTATCACTTGCGCCAAGTCGTCAAACGACGCGTCAGCCTCCTTGAGCAGTGCCTCAATGTTTTCAAGCAACCTGTTTGTCTGATTTATAATGTTGCCTGAATGCATGATATCGCCTTTGTGGTCTATGCTCGCAGTGCCTGAAATGAATATATGGCGGCGATCGCCATAGTCAATGTATGTGCCGCGTTCGAAGCGAACACCATACTCGCTCGTGCGGTTCAGGTGGTCTGATGCATAAAGATAGTGCTTCTGTCCGTTATCTAATCCTCCGGTGGCGCAAGCATCCATTTGCACAAAGATGCTTGGGTCTTGTTGAACACCCCCAATACCAGTACTGGCAATGAAGTGAGTGTCGCAGGTCAGTCCACATGAATCGAATACATCGTTGCGAGCCCTTACCATGCCTGAATAGCGGTTGTCTATATCGCTGACAAAGAACCATGTGCGTGTGCAATCTCTTTCAAGGGTCATGTCAAATTCAGAAAGTCGCTTAATGTAGCGCTTGAATATCAATGCTGTCTGCGATTGCGAGTTCTTTTCTTCATTCGATAATCCACCCGTCCAAAGATGTGTATATTTGCCGCGTTTGAATACAACAGATGTACCGGACTGCGTGGACGTCGGCTCAATATCGCTTACAAGATACGCCCACAATGCCACTTTAGAACCATCAAGTGGCGGTTGCTGAATGATAGAAAGAGCAGAGCGCTCGTCTGAGTTGATTTCCCTTACCAATCCTGCTTGGTTTGCTGCATCGCTCAAGAAATAGCGTTTCATCACTGCCTGCGGACGACCGGCTAAACCTGAAGACACTTCGTAAAAAGTATCAACAAGCGACTGAAGTTGTTCTTCGAAAGGGAGCATGAAGTTTTTCACATGTATCATCATGTGATACTCTTTCGCGCTTTCGACATTCTCGAAACCATATATTTCTGCAAACGTGTTCGGAAAATTTACGGTTTGTTGGGACATTATCTTGTTTTTAGTTTATTTGTTGCTAATTCCTTGCACCACTGTTGATCCAGTCGTTCAGGATATTCTTCATTTTATTGTTTTCAAGCACCTCGTGACTGTGGTCGTAATGCCAATCGCGGGAAATGTTGCTGAAAAGCGCCTGGGAGAGCATACTGTTTTCTGTGTCACCAGGTTTTACTCGCAGTAATTCTGGATTTTTCTTCGACTGAATGTTGACCAGATTTTCATAACTCTTTCCTTTTGTCAGGAAGAGGCCTGCTGCCGCACTATTGCTGCTGCCATGACAGTTGGCGCACGTTGTGCTGAACAGATTGTCCTGTATGGCATTAAGCATGCTCACGTCTTGAGAACCCACTGCAAACGGAATAGTATCGAGAGAGGTCTTGATGTCGTCCGTAGAGAGAGTGGCAAATGTGGCAACGCGAATACGAAGGCTGTTAACGGCGCACAACTCTATGCTTGACACGCTGTCGGGAATACCAGCAAGCGTAACGTCAATAGGACCATCCGATGTCGGCTCTACAATTTTCTTCATAATAACGGCATATTCACTGTTGTCCGTGAAACCTGCTATTGCGAGTGAATAGCCGTCTGCCCATGTCTCCTTGCCGCTAATGTTACCTACTGCTCGTACAACACGTCCGTCTATGGTGTTGTTGTAGTGCTCGTGAACCATTCCATCGTCGCAAGATGTAAAAGTACTACAAAAAACGAAAACAGCAATGAATAATAGAAAATATTGTCGCATTTTCCTAATTTTCTGTCTGTTATATTCCTATAAATGATATTTCTATATTGCTTTACAACATTTTTTATTTTTAGATGCCAATTTTCAGAATGTGTATTGCAGCAAAATTCTTGCGCTGTGCTTGGCAAGACCAAGGTCATCGATGTCGCGGTCAAGTTGGGTGCTGTGTCCTGTGCGCCCGATGAACTGATACATGCCTTGTATCTTCAGATTGGTATGCGGAACAAAATAGTTCAGCCCTATGGCTGGCATATTTAGGAAGCCTTTCTTGTCTGTACCGTTTCTGTCCATAAAATCATAGCGCAGGGCGGCTTGGAGTTGATTGGTCACGAAATAACCAGCCTGTATGTATCCTCCCCAGTAATTAAAGTCTTCTTTGATTTTCTGGCGTTTTGTGAAGTTTACGTTCATGTAGTAGGCCTCTGCGCCGATATACCATCTGTTTTTGAGCATAGCGAACTCCAGACCGGCTCGAAAATCATTGGTACTTTCGCTTTCGCTTTCAACATTTTCCGACAGTGAAATGCCAAAAAGCATCTTGTCCTCGTGCAGACGGTTCGGATCACCCTGTGTCGATGGCATCACGCCTTTTGGCATATACGTGAACCGACCTGCATATAATAGCGATGGAATATGCCAATCGTCGCTAAATGTTTTTTTTGCGCTGTTTGTACCGGCACCTGTACCGTTGAAGATACCAACCTCGTAACCGAATTTCTTGCCCAATAAGCCATGAACTTCCACACCAAGGTCAAAGCCCGTTGCAATAGATGGAGTTACGGCATTGAGCGAATAGGGCATGATGCTCGATGCAGTGAGCGATGTGGGTACTTGTGGGAAAAGAGTTGAACCTAATGTCGTAAGATAGGCGTGCGTAAATGGGGTCTTAAACTTACCAGCCTTCACCGCAATTTCTTCTTTCAACTTTAAGTCCACCCATGCCTGCTGAAGAAGTTTGCCACCACTCTCAGCAGCATTGATTGTCAGGTTATAGGATACTTTGTTGAAGGCCTTGCCTGTGAAACCGATTACTGCGTATGGTATGGAAAAACCTGAATTCGCTACATTATCCTGATTGTAGGCTTTGTCCAATCCTTCGTCATCGTAATAGTTGTAGTTCGCTGCACCTTGAACAAGCAGATAGGGCTTGAACACGAAGTCGCCTTTCTTGCTTTTCAGAACAAATCCGTCTTTGTCGGCAACGGATACAACACCGTTTTCTGTTTCCTCTTCCTCTTGTTGTGCAAATGTTATTGCAGGAAATACTGCCAAAGCAGCGAGTAATAATAACTTTTTCATTATGTAGTTTTACTTTTATTCTAATTTATTGTTAGAGCGACCAAAGGAATGCTATCAGAGCATCTCGGTCTTCCTTGGGCATGTTCGCAAATTTTTGTCGTGAAGCATAACCTTCGCCACCATGCCACATGATGGCTTCCACGAAGTTACGGGCACGCCCATCGTGCAGGAAGTAAGTGTGTCCGTTCACTATCTGTTGCAGTCCGATACCCCACAAGGGAGTGGTGCGCCATTCATTGCCACGCGCCAAACCGCTGACATAGTTATCATTCAGCCCTACACCCATTATCTCAGAACCCATGTCGTGCAAGAGATAGTCGGAGTAGGGGTGTATGGTCTGATTGCCAAGCCAGGGTAGTTCTGTGCCGTTGAGAAGAGTTGCACCGCGAGGCTGTGTGTGGAGTGTCGTAACATGACACAAATGACAACCAGCCTGGTAGAACATTTGTTCGCCGCGTTTCACTTGCGGGTCATTTACATTGCGACGAGCAGGAACACTTAGGGCATGAAGGTATAAATCTACATCTTCCATTTCTT
Encoded here:
- a CDS encoding porin gives rise to the protein MKKLLLLAALAVFPAITFAQQEEEETENGVVSVADKDGFVLKSKKGDFVFKPYLLVQGAANYNYYDDEGLDKAYNQDNVANSGFSIPYAVIGFTGKAFNKVSYNLTINAAESGGKLLQQAWVDLKLKEEIAVKAGKFKTPFTHAYLTTLGSTLFPQVPTSLTASSIMPYSLNAVTPSIATGFDLGVEVHGLLGKKFGYEVGIFNGTGAGTNSAKKTFSDDWHIPSLLYAGRFTYMPKGVMPSTQGDPNRLHEDKMLFGISLSENVESESESTNDFRAGLEFAMLKNRWYIGAEAYYMNVNFTKRQKIKEDFNYWGGYIQAGYFVTNQLQAALRYDFMDRNGTDKKGFLNMPAIGLNYFVPHTNLKIQGMYQFIGRTGHSTQLDRDIDDLGLAKHSARILLQYTF
- a CDS encoding Rid family hydrolase, whose translation is MSQQTVNFPNTFAEIYGFENVESAKEYHMMIHVKNFMLPFEEQLQSLVDTFYEVSSGLAGRPQAVMKRYFLSDAANQAGLVREINSDERSALSIIQQPPLDGSKVALWAYLVSDIEPTSTQSGTSVVFKRGKYTHLWTGGLSNEEKNSQSQTALIFKRYIKRLSEFDMTLERDCTRTWFFVSDIDNRYSGMVRARNDVFDSCGLTCDTHFIASTGIGGVQQDPSIFVQMDACATGGLDNGQKHYLYASDHLNRTSEYGVRFERGTYIDYGDRRHIFISGTASIDHKGDIMHSGNIINQTNRLLENIEALLKEADASFDDLAQVIVYLRDPSDFQIVRKICSERLPAKPLVIVHAPVCRPGWLVEMECIGIKKTEYPEYDSF